One window of the Salvelinus fontinalis isolate EN_2023a chromosome 2, ASM2944872v1, whole genome shotgun sequence genome contains the following:
- the LOC129811609 gene encoding heterogeneous nuclear ribonucleoprotein K-like isoform X7 produces METEIEQQEEETTFSNTDTNGKRPAEDMEEEQAFKRSRNTDEMVELRVLLQSKNAGAVIGKGGKNIKALRTDYNASVSVPDSSGPERILSVSADIETIGEILLKIIPTLEEYQHYNGIDFDCELRLLIHQSLAGGIIGVKGTKIKELRENTQTTIKLFQECCPHSTDRVVLVGGKPDRVVDCIKVILELVSEAPIKGRAQPYDPNFYDETYDYGGFTMMFEERGRRPMGGFSVRGRGGFERMPPGRGGRPMPPSRRDYDDLSPRRGPPPPLPTRGRGGSRARNLPLPLPPPPRGGDRFSHQSYHGNMDDRPNDRRGRPGDRYDSMSGGYGDNTSSWEPFQSGGRGSYSDIGGPVITTQVTIPKDLAGSIIGKGGQRIKQIRHESGASIKIDEPLEGSEDRIITINGTQDQIQNAQYLLQNSVKQYSGRFF; encoded by the exons ATGGAGACAGAAATCGAGCAGCAGGAAGAAGAGACCACTTTCAGCAACACTGACACTAACG GTAAACGCCCTGCCGAGGATATGGAGGAGGAGCAGGCCTTCAAGCGCTCTCGCAACACTGATGAGATGGTGGAGCTGCGTGTACTGCTGCAGAGCAAA AATGCTGGAGCTGTTATCGGAAAGGGTGGCAAGAATATAAAAGCCTTACGCACAGAC TACAATGCCAGTGTATCTGTCCCTGACAGCAGTGGCCCAGAGCG GATCCTGAGTGTGAGTGCAGATATTGAGACTATCGGAGAGATTCTGCTGAAGATTATCCCTACTCTGGAAGAG TACCAGCATTATAACGGGATTGATTTTGACTGCGAGCTGCGTTTGCTGATCCATCAGAGTTTGGCTGGAGGCATCATTGGGGTGAAGGGTACCAAGATAAAGGAGTTAAGAGAG AACACCCAGACTACCATCAAGCTATTCCAGGAGTGCTGTCCTCACTCCACTGACCGAGTGGTTCTGGTTGGAGGAAAGCCAGACCGTGTCGTCGATTGCATCAAAGTTATCCTGGAGTTGGTATCTGAG GCTCCTATCAAAGGGCGCGCCCAGCCTTACGACCCCAACTTCTACGACGAGACATACGACTACGGCGGCTTCACCATGATGTTCGAGGAGCGGGGCCGGCGGCCTATGGGGGGGTTCTCCGTACGGGGCCGGGGTGGCTTTGAGCGCATGCCCCCCGGCCGAGGCGGCCGACCCATGCCCCCCTCCAGACGGGACTATGACGACTTGAGCCCTCGCCGGGGACCGCCCCCTCCCCTGCCAACCAGAGGGCGTGGAGGGAGCCGAGCtcgaaacctgcccctccccctaccaccacccccaAGAGG AGGGGACCGGTTCTCTCATCAGAGCTATCATGGCAACATGGACGACAGACCAAA CGACAGGAGAGGaagaccaggagaccgctacgacAGCATG AGTGGTGGATACGGTG ACAACACTTCCTCGTGGGAGCCCTTTCAGTCTG GTGGCCGAGGATCATACAGTGACATAGGGGGTCCCGTCATTACGACACAAGTTACCATCCCCAAGGAT CTGGCCGGCTCCATCATTGGGAAGGGCGGACAGCGGATTAAGCAGATCCGTCATGAGTCGGGAGCGTCCATCAAGATCGACGAGCCACTAGAGGGCTCCGAGGACCGCATCATCACCATCAATGGAACACAGGACCAGATCCAGAACGCCCAATATCTACTGCAGAACAG TGTGAAGCAGTACTCTGGCCGGTTCTTCTAA
- the LOC129811609 gene encoding heterogeneous nuclear ribonucleoprotein K-like isoform X2, giving the protein METEIEQQEEETTFSNTDTNGKRPAEDMEEEQAFKRSRNTDEMVELRVLLQSKNAGAVIGKGGKNIKALRTDYNASVSVPDSSGPERILSVSADIETIGEILLKIIPTLEEYQHYNGIDFDCELRLLIHQSLAGGIIGVKGTKIKELRENTQTTIKLFQECCPHSTDRVVLVGGKPDRVVDCIKVILELVSEAPIKGRAQPYDPNFYDETYDYGGFTMMFEERGRRPMGGFSVRGRGGFERMPPGRGGRPMPPSRRDYDDLSPRRGPPPPLPTRGRGGSRARNLPLPLPPPPRGGDRFSHQSYHGNMDDRPNSDRRGRPGDRYDSMSGGYGDNTSSWEPFQSGGRGSYSDIGGPVITTQVTIPKDLAGSIIGKGGQRIKQIRHESGASIKIDEPLEGSEDRIITINGTQDQIQNAQYLLQNSVKQYSGRFF; this is encoded by the exons ATGGAGACAGAAATCGAGCAGCAGGAAGAAGAGACCACTTTCAGCAACACTGACACTAACG GTAAACGCCCTGCCGAGGATATGGAGGAGGAGCAGGCCTTCAAGCGCTCTCGCAACACTGATGAGATGGTGGAGCTGCGTGTACTGCTGCAGAGCAAA AATGCTGGAGCTGTTATCGGAAAGGGTGGCAAGAATATAAAAGCCTTACGCACAGAC TACAATGCCAGTGTATCTGTCCCTGACAGCAGTGGCCCAGAGCG GATCCTGAGTGTGAGTGCAGATATTGAGACTATCGGAGAGATTCTGCTGAAGATTATCCCTACTCTGGAAGAG TACCAGCATTATAACGGGATTGATTTTGACTGCGAGCTGCGTTTGCTGATCCATCAGAGTTTGGCTGGAGGCATCATTGGGGTGAAGGGTACCAAGATAAAGGAGTTAAGAGAG AACACCCAGACTACCATCAAGCTATTCCAGGAGTGCTGTCCTCACTCCACTGACCGAGTGGTTCTGGTTGGAGGAAAGCCAGACCGTGTCGTCGATTGCATCAAAGTTATCCTGGAGTTGGTATCTGAG GCTCCTATCAAAGGGCGCGCCCAGCCTTACGACCCCAACTTCTACGACGAGACATACGACTACGGCGGCTTCACCATGATGTTCGAGGAGCGGGGCCGGCGGCCTATGGGGGGGTTCTCCGTACGGGGCCGGGGTGGCTTTGAGCGCATGCCCCCCGGCCGAGGCGGCCGACCCATGCCCCCCTCCAGACGGGACTATGACGACTTGAGCCCTCGCCGGGGACCGCCCCCTCCCCTGCCAACCAGAGGGCGTGGAGGGAGCCGAGCtcgaaacctgcccctccccctaccaccacccccaAGAGG AGGGGACCGGTTCTCTCATCAGAGCTATCATGGCAACATGGACGACAGACCAAA CAGCGACAGGAGAGGaagaccaggagaccgctacgacAGCATG AGTGGTGGATACGGTG ACAACACTTCCTCGTGGGAGCCCTTTCAGTCTG GTGGCCGAGGATCATACAGTGACATAGGGGGTCCCGTCATTACGACACAAGTTACCATCCCCAAGGAT CTGGCCGGCTCCATCATTGGGAAGGGCGGACAGCGGATTAAGCAGATCCGTCATGAGTCGGGAGCGTCCATCAAGATCGACGAGCCACTAGAGGGCTCCGAGGACCGCATCATCACCATCAATGGAACACAGGACCAGATCCAGAACGCCCAATATCTACTGCAGAACAG TGTGAAGCAGTACTCTGGCCGGTTCTTCTAA
- the LOC129811609 gene encoding heterogeneous nuclear ribonucleoprotein K-like isoform X1, giving the protein METEIEQQEEETTFSNTDTNGKRPAEDMEEEQAFKRSRNTDEMVELRVLLQSKNAGAVIGKGGKNIKALRTDYNASVSVPDSSGPERILSVSADIETIGEILLKIIPTLEEYQHYNGIDFDCELRLLIHQSLAGGIIGVKGTKIKELRENTQTTIKLFQECCPHSTDRVVLVGGKPDRVVDCIKVILELVSEAPIKGRAQPYDPNFYDETYDYGGFTMMFEERGRRPMGGFSVRGRGGFERMPPGRGGRPMPPSRRDYDDLSPRRGPPPPLPTRGRGGSRARNLPLPLPPPPRGGDRFSHQSYHGNMDDRPNSDRRGRPGDRYDSMSGGYGDNTSSWEPFQSGGRGSYSDIGGPVITTQVTIPKDLAGSIIGKGGQRIKQIRHESGASIKIDEPLEGSEDRIITINGTQDQIQNAQYLLQNRHVLAPFPRLR; this is encoded by the exons ATGGAGACAGAAATCGAGCAGCAGGAAGAAGAGACCACTTTCAGCAACACTGACACTAACG GTAAACGCCCTGCCGAGGATATGGAGGAGGAGCAGGCCTTCAAGCGCTCTCGCAACACTGATGAGATGGTGGAGCTGCGTGTACTGCTGCAGAGCAAA AATGCTGGAGCTGTTATCGGAAAGGGTGGCAAGAATATAAAAGCCTTACGCACAGAC TACAATGCCAGTGTATCTGTCCCTGACAGCAGTGGCCCAGAGCG GATCCTGAGTGTGAGTGCAGATATTGAGACTATCGGAGAGATTCTGCTGAAGATTATCCCTACTCTGGAAGAG TACCAGCATTATAACGGGATTGATTTTGACTGCGAGCTGCGTTTGCTGATCCATCAGAGTTTGGCTGGAGGCATCATTGGGGTGAAGGGTACCAAGATAAAGGAGTTAAGAGAG AACACCCAGACTACCATCAAGCTATTCCAGGAGTGCTGTCCTCACTCCACTGACCGAGTGGTTCTGGTTGGAGGAAAGCCAGACCGTGTCGTCGATTGCATCAAAGTTATCCTGGAGTTGGTATCTGAG GCTCCTATCAAAGGGCGCGCCCAGCCTTACGACCCCAACTTCTACGACGAGACATACGACTACGGCGGCTTCACCATGATGTTCGAGGAGCGGGGCCGGCGGCCTATGGGGGGGTTCTCCGTACGGGGCCGGGGTGGCTTTGAGCGCATGCCCCCCGGCCGAGGCGGCCGACCCATGCCCCCCTCCAGACGGGACTATGACGACTTGAGCCCTCGCCGGGGACCGCCCCCTCCCCTGCCAACCAGAGGGCGTGGAGGGAGCCGAGCtcgaaacctgcccctccccctaccaccacccccaAGAGG AGGGGACCGGTTCTCTCATCAGAGCTATCATGGCAACATGGACGACAGACCAAA CAGCGACAGGAGAGGaagaccaggagaccgctacgacAGCATG AGTGGTGGATACGGTG ACAACACTTCCTCGTGGGAGCCCTTTCAGTCTG GTGGCCGAGGATCATACAGTGACATAGGGGGTCCCGTCATTACGACACAAGTTACCATCCCCAAGGAT CTGGCCGGCTCCATCATTGGGAAGGGCGGACAGCGGATTAAGCAGATCCGTCATGAGTCGGGAGCGTCCATCAAGATCGACGAGCCACTAGAGGGCTCCGAGGACCGCATCATCACCATCAATGGAACACAGGACCAGATCCAGAACGCCCAATATCTACTGCAGAACAGGCACGTGCTAGCACCCTTTCCTCGTCTCCGCTGA
- the LOC129811609 gene encoding heterogeneous nuclear ribonucleoprotein K-like isoform X6, whose protein sequence is METEIEQQEEETTFSNTDTNGKRPAEDMEEEQAFKRSRNTDEMVELRVLLQSKNAGAVIGKGGKNIKALRTDYNASVSVPDSSGPERILSVSADIETIGEILLKIIPTLEEYQHYNGIDFDCELRLLIHQSLAGGIIGVKGTKIKELRENTQTTIKLFQECCPHSTDRVVLVGGKPDRVVDCIKVILELVSEAPIKGRAQPYDPNFYDETYDYGGFTMMFEERGRRPMGGFSVRGRGGFERMPPGRGGRPMPPSRRDYDDLSPRRGPPPPLPTRGRGGSRARNLPLPLPPPPRGGDRFSHQSYHGNMDDRPNDRRGRPGDRYDSMSGGYGGGRGSYSDIGGPVITTQVTIPKDLAGSIIGKGGQRIKQIRHESGASIKIDEPLEGSEDRIITINGTQDQIQNAQYLLQNRHVLAPFPRLR, encoded by the exons ATGGAGACAGAAATCGAGCAGCAGGAAGAAGAGACCACTTTCAGCAACACTGACACTAACG GTAAACGCCCTGCCGAGGATATGGAGGAGGAGCAGGCCTTCAAGCGCTCTCGCAACACTGATGAGATGGTGGAGCTGCGTGTACTGCTGCAGAGCAAA AATGCTGGAGCTGTTATCGGAAAGGGTGGCAAGAATATAAAAGCCTTACGCACAGAC TACAATGCCAGTGTATCTGTCCCTGACAGCAGTGGCCCAGAGCG GATCCTGAGTGTGAGTGCAGATATTGAGACTATCGGAGAGATTCTGCTGAAGATTATCCCTACTCTGGAAGAG TACCAGCATTATAACGGGATTGATTTTGACTGCGAGCTGCGTTTGCTGATCCATCAGAGTTTGGCTGGAGGCATCATTGGGGTGAAGGGTACCAAGATAAAGGAGTTAAGAGAG AACACCCAGACTACCATCAAGCTATTCCAGGAGTGCTGTCCTCACTCCACTGACCGAGTGGTTCTGGTTGGAGGAAAGCCAGACCGTGTCGTCGATTGCATCAAAGTTATCCTGGAGTTGGTATCTGAG GCTCCTATCAAAGGGCGCGCCCAGCCTTACGACCCCAACTTCTACGACGAGACATACGACTACGGCGGCTTCACCATGATGTTCGAGGAGCGGGGCCGGCGGCCTATGGGGGGGTTCTCCGTACGGGGCCGGGGTGGCTTTGAGCGCATGCCCCCCGGCCGAGGCGGCCGACCCATGCCCCCCTCCAGACGGGACTATGACGACTTGAGCCCTCGCCGGGGACCGCCCCCTCCCCTGCCAACCAGAGGGCGTGGAGGGAGCCGAGCtcgaaacctgcccctccccctaccaccacccccaAGAGG AGGGGACCGGTTCTCTCATCAGAGCTATCATGGCAACATGGACGACAGACCAAA CGACAGGAGAGGaagaccaggagaccgctacgacAGCATG AGTGGTGGATACGGTG GTGGCCGAGGATCATACAGTGACATAGGGGGTCCCGTCATTACGACACAAGTTACCATCCCCAAGGAT CTGGCCGGCTCCATCATTGGGAAGGGCGGACAGCGGATTAAGCAGATCCGTCATGAGTCGGGAGCGTCCATCAAGATCGACGAGCCACTAGAGGGCTCCGAGGACCGCATCATCACCATCAATGGAACACAGGACCAGATCCAGAACGCCCAATATCTACTGCAGAACAGGCACGTGCTAGCACCCTTTCCTCGTCTCCGCTGA
- the LOC129811609 gene encoding heterogeneous nuclear ribonucleoprotein K-like isoform X4, producing the protein METEIEQQEEETTFSNTDTNGKRPAEDMEEEQAFKRSRNTDEMVELRVLLQSKNAGAVIGKGGKNIKALRTDYNASVSVPDSSGPERILSVSADIETIGEILLKIIPTLEEHYNGIDFDCELRLLIHQSLAGGIIGVKGTKIKELRENTQTTIKLFQECCPHSTDRVVLVGGKPDRVVDCIKVILELVSEAPIKGRAQPYDPNFYDETYDYGGFTMMFEERGRRPMGGFSVRGRGGFERMPPGRGGRPMPPSRRDYDDLSPRRGPPPPLPTRGRGGSRARNLPLPLPPPPRGGDRFSHQSYHGNMDDRPNSDRRGRPGDRYDSMSGGYGDNTSSWEPFQSGGRGSYSDIGGPVITTQVTIPKDLAGSIIGKGGQRIKQIRHESGASIKIDEPLEGSEDRIITINGTQDQIQNAQYLLQNRHVLAPFPRLR; encoded by the exons ATGGAGACAGAAATCGAGCAGCAGGAAGAAGAGACCACTTTCAGCAACACTGACACTAACG GTAAACGCCCTGCCGAGGATATGGAGGAGGAGCAGGCCTTCAAGCGCTCTCGCAACACTGATGAGATGGTGGAGCTGCGTGTACTGCTGCAGAGCAAA AATGCTGGAGCTGTTATCGGAAAGGGTGGCAAGAATATAAAAGCCTTACGCACAGAC TACAATGCCAGTGTATCTGTCCCTGACAGCAGTGGCCCAGAGCG GATCCTGAGTGTGAGTGCAGATATTGAGACTATCGGAGAGATTCTGCTGAAGATTATCCCTACTCTGGAAGAG CATTATAACGGGATTGATTTTGACTGCGAGCTGCGTTTGCTGATCCATCAGAGTTTGGCTGGAGGCATCATTGGGGTGAAGGGTACCAAGATAAAGGAGTTAAGAGAG AACACCCAGACTACCATCAAGCTATTCCAGGAGTGCTGTCCTCACTCCACTGACCGAGTGGTTCTGGTTGGAGGAAAGCCAGACCGTGTCGTCGATTGCATCAAAGTTATCCTGGAGTTGGTATCTGAG GCTCCTATCAAAGGGCGCGCCCAGCCTTACGACCCCAACTTCTACGACGAGACATACGACTACGGCGGCTTCACCATGATGTTCGAGGAGCGGGGCCGGCGGCCTATGGGGGGGTTCTCCGTACGGGGCCGGGGTGGCTTTGAGCGCATGCCCCCCGGCCGAGGCGGCCGACCCATGCCCCCCTCCAGACGGGACTATGACGACTTGAGCCCTCGCCGGGGACCGCCCCCTCCCCTGCCAACCAGAGGGCGTGGAGGGAGCCGAGCtcgaaacctgcccctccccctaccaccacccccaAGAGG AGGGGACCGGTTCTCTCATCAGAGCTATCATGGCAACATGGACGACAGACCAAA CAGCGACAGGAGAGGaagaccaggagaccgctacgacAGCATG AGTGGTGGATACGGTG ACAACACTTCCTCGTGGGAGCCCTTTCAGTCTG GTGGCCGAGGATCATACAGTGACATAGGGGGTCCCGTCATTACGACACAAGTTACCATCCCCAAGGAT CTGGCCGGCTCCATCATTGGGAAGGGCGGACAGCGGATTAAGCAGATCCGTCATGAGTCGGGAGCGTCCATCAAGATCGACGAGCCACTAGAGGGCTCCGAGGACCGCATCATCACCATCAATGGAACACAGGACCAGATCCAGAACGCCCAATATCTACTGCAGAACAGGCACGTGCTAGCACCCTTTCCTCGTCTCCGCTGA
- the LOC129811609 gene encoding heterogeneous nuclear ribonucleoprotein K-like isoform X3 gives METEIEQQEEETTFSNTDTNGKRPAEDMEEEQAFKRSRNTDEMVELRVLLQSKNAGAVIGKGGKNIKALRTDYNASVSVPDSSGPERILSVSADIETIGEILLKIIPTLEEYQHYNGIDFDCELRLLIHQSLAGGIIGVKGTKIKELRENTQTTIKLFQECCPHSTDRVVLVGGKPDRVVDCIKVILELVSEAPIKGRAQPYDPNFYDETYDYGGFTMMFEERGRRPMGGFSVRGRGGFERMPPGRGGRPMPPSRRDYDDLSPRRGPPPPLPTRGRGGSRARNLPLPLPPPPRGGDRFSHQSYHGNMDDRPNDRRGRPGDRYDSMSGGYGDNTSSWEPFQSGGRGSYSDIGGPVITTQVTIPKDLAGSIIGKGGQRIKQIRHESGASIKIDEPLEGSEDRIITINGTQDQIQNAQYLLQNRHVLAPFPRLR, from the exons ATGGAGACAGAAATCGAGCAGCAGGAAGAAGAGACCACTTTCAGCAACACTGACACTAACG GTAAACGCCCTGCCGAGGATATGGAGGAGGAGCAGGCCTTCAAGCGCTCTCGCAACACTGATGAGATGGTGGAGCTGCGTGTACTGCTGCAGAGCAAA AATGCTGGAGCTGTTATCGGAAAGGGTGGCAAGAATATAAAAGCCTTACGCACAGAC TACAATGCCAGTGTATCTGTCCCTGACAGCAGTGGCCCAGAGCG GATCCTGAGTGTGAGTGCAGATATTGAGACTATCGGAGAGATTCTGCTGAAGATTATCCCTACTCTGGAAGAG TACCAGCATTATAACGGGATTGATTTTGACTGCGAGCTGCGTTTGCTGATCCATCAGAGTTTGGCTGGAGGCATCATTGGGGTGAAGGGTACCAAGATAAAGGAGTTAAGAGAG AACACCCAGACTACCATCAAGCTATTCCAGGAGTGCTGTCCTCACTCCACTGACCGAGTGGTTCTGGTTGGAGGAAAGCCAGACCGTGTCGTCGATTGCATCAAAGTTATCCTGGAGTTGGTATCTGAG GCTCCTATCAAAGGGCGCGCCCAGCCTTACGACCCCAACTTCTACGACGAGACATACGACTACGGCGGCTTCACCATGATGTTCGAGGAGCGGGGCCGGCGGCCTATGGGGGGGTTCTCCGTACGGGGCCGGGGTGGCTTTGAGCGCATGCCCCCCGGCCGAGGCGGCCGACCCATGCCCCCCTCCAGACGGGACTATGACGACTTGAGCCCTCGCCGGGGACCGCCCCCTCCCCTGCCAACCAGAGGGCGTGGAGGGAGCCGAGCtcgaaacctgcccctccccctaccaccacccccaAGAGG AGGGGACCGGTTCTCTCATCAGAGCTATCATGGCAACATGGACGACAGACCAAA CGACAGGAGAGGaagaccaggagaccgctacgacAGCATG AGTGGTGGATACGGTG ACAACACTTCCTCGTGGGAGCCCTTTCAGTCTG GTGGCCGAGGATCATACAGTGACATAGGGGGTCCCGTCATTACGACACAAGTTACCATCCCCAAGGAT CTGGCCGGCTCCATCATTGGGAAGGGCGGACAGCGGATTAAGCAGATCCGTCATGAGTCGGGAGCGTCCATCAAGATCGACGAGCCACTAGAGGGCTCCGAGGACCGCATCATCACCATCAATGGAACACAGGACCAGATCCAGAACGCCCAATATCTACTGCAGAACAGGCACGTGCTAGCACCCTTTCCTCGTCTCCGCTGA
- the LOC129811609 gene encoding heterogeneous nuclear ribonucleoprotein K-like isoform X5, translating into METEIEQQEEETTFSNTDTNGKRPAEDMEEEQAFKRSRNTDEMVELRVLLQSKNAGAVIGKGGKNIKALRTDYNASVSVPDSSGPERILSVSADIETIGEILLKIIPTLEEYQHYNGIDFDCELRLLIHQSLAGGIIGVKGTKIKELRENTQTTIKLFQECCPHSTDRVVLVGGKPDRVVDCIKVILELVSEAPIKGRAQPYDPNFYDETYDYGGFTMMFEERGRRPMGGFSVRGRGGFERMPPGRGGRPMPPSRRDYDDLSPRRGPPPPLPTRGRGGSRARNLPLPLPPPPRGGDRFSHQSYHGNMDDRPNSDRRGRPGDRYDSMSGGYGGGRGSYSDIGGPVITTQVTIPKDLAGSIIGKGGQRIKQIRHESGASIKIDEPLEGSEDRIITINGTQDQIQNAQYLLQNRHVLAPFPRLR; encoded by the exons ATGGAGACAGAAATCGAGCAGCAGGAAGAAGAGACCACTTTCAGCAACACTGACACTAACG GTAAACGCCCTGCCGAGGATATGGAGGAGGAGCAGGCCTTCAAGCGCTCTCGCAACACTGATGAGATGGTGGAGCTGCGTGTACTGCTGCAGAGCAAA AATGCTGGAGCTGTTATCGGAAAGGGTGGCAAGAATATAAAAGCCTTACGCACAGAC TACAATGCCAGTGTATCTGTCCCTGACAGCAGTGGCCCAGAGCG GATCCTGAGTGTGAGTGCAGATATTGAGACTATCGGAGAGATTCTGCTGAAGATTATCCCTACTCTGGAAGAG TACCAGCATTATAACGGGATTGATTTTGACTGCGAGCTGCGTTTGCTGATCCATCAGAGTTTGGCTGGAGGCATCATTGGGGTGAAGGGTACCAAGATAAAGGAGTTAAGAGAG AACACCCAGACTACCATCAAGCTATTCCAGGAGTGCTGTCCTCACTCCACTGACCGAGTGGTTCTGGTTGGAGGAAAGCCAGACCGTGTCGTCGATTGCATCAAAGTTATCCTGGAGTTGGTATCTGAG GCTCCTATCAAAGGGCGCGCCCAGCCTTACGACCCCAACTTCTACGACGAGACATACGACTACGGCGGCTTCACCATGATGTTCGAGGAGCGGGGCCGGCGGCCTATGGGGGGGTTCTCCGTACGGGGCCGGGGTGGCTTTGAGCGCATGCCCCCCGGCCGAGGCGGCCGACCCATGCCCCCCTCCAGACGGGACTATGACGACTTGAGCCCTCGCCGGGGACCGCCCCCTCCCCTGCCAACCAGAGGGCGTGGAGGGAGCCGAGCtcgaaacctgcccctccccctaccaccacccccaAGAGG AGGGGACCGGTTCTCTCATCAGAGCTATCATGGCAACATGGACGACAGACCAAA CAGCGACAGGAGAGGaagaccaggagaccgctacgacAGCATG AGTGGTGGATACGGTG GTGGCCGAGGATCATACAGTGACATAGGGGGTCCCGTCATTACGACACAAGTTACCATCCCCAAGGAT CTGGCCGGCTCCATCATTGGGAAGGGCGGACAGCGGATTAAGCAGATCCGTCATGAGTCGGGAGCGTCCATCAAGATCGACGAGCCACTAGAGGGCTCCGAGGACCGCATCATCACCATCAATGGAACACAGGACCAGATCCAGAACGCCCAATATCTACTGCAGAACAGGCACGTGCTAGCACCCTTTCCTCGTCTCCGCTGA